CTGTGGCAGGCGACGGCGACGCTGGCGGTCGCGTTCGGCAGCCGCGCGCGCGTCAACGCCGTCGCGCCGGGGCTGACGCTGGCGACCGGCGATTATTCGGCGGCGCAGGTCGAACGGCTGGCAAAGCGGATGCCGCTGGGCGCGCTGCCGACCCCCGCCGAGGTCGCCGACGCGGTCGCCTGGCTCGCGCGCGCCGAGGCGGTGACAGGGCAGACGATCTTTGTCGACGGCGGCGCGCATCTGGCGCCGCTGGGACGCGATTTTGTGGCGCTGGACCGGGATTGAGCGTTGCTGGCTGACGTTGGCCGGTTTCGACCAACAGCAGCCATTTCTATCGTCGTCATCCCGGCGAAGGCCGGGATCTCACCCTCTCGTCCTGACGCACCGGCGAGATCCCGGCCTTCGCCGGGATGACGAATAGCGGTAGGGCAGCCCTTCACCCCAAACCACCATTCGCCTGAGCGCCGTGCGGCGCATCAATAAATATGCACCGCCTTCGTCACCAGATAGCCGTCCAGCCCCTCGGGCCCGCTTTCGCTTCCGAAACCCGATTCCTTGATCCCGCCGAAGGGCGTGTCGAGCGCCGAGATGACGAAGCTGTTCACCCCGACCATCCCGCTTTCGATGCTGTCGACGATCCGGTTGATGCGCCGCCCATTCTCGGTGAAGGCAAAGGCGGCGAGGCCGTAGGGCAGGCGATTGGCCTGTTCGAGCGCCTCATCCTCGGTGCCGAACGGGCGGATCAGCGCCAACGGGCCAAAGGGTTCGTGGTTCATCGCGTCGGCCTCGACCGGCACATCGGCGATCGCGGTGGGCTGGAAAAAATAGCCCTCGCCCGTCGCCTCGCCGCCCGCGATCACGCGCGCGCCCTTTGCTTTTGCATCGGCGACGAGCGCCTCCAGCGCGGGAATGCGGCGCGCGTTGGCGAGCGGACCCATCTGCGTGTCGGCGTCGAGGCCGCTGCCAATCTTCACCTTGGCGGTACGCTCGGCAAAGCCCTTTACGAAGGCGTCGTAGATGCCCTGCTGGACATAGAAGCGCGTCGGCGAGATGCACACCTGTCCAGCATTGCGGAACTTCTGCCAAACGACGCGATCGAGCGTGGTTTCGAGGTCGCAGTCGTCGAAGATCAGCACCGGGGCATGGCCGCCCAGTTCCATCGTGATGCGCTTCACCCCGTCGGCGGCGAGCCGCATCAGATGCTTGCCCACGGCGGTCGAGCCGGTGAAGCTGACCTTGCGGATCACGGGACTGGCAAGAAGATGTCGGCTGATCATGTCAGGATCGCCATAGACCAGCTGCGCCACATCGCCGGAAATCCCTGCGTCGGCGATGCAGCGCATCACCGCGCTGGTGCAGCCGGGCGTTTCCTCGGGCGCTTTTGCGATCACGACGCAGCC
This DNA window, taken from Sphingopyxis alaskensis RB2256, encodes the following:
- a CDS encoding NAD-dependent succinate-semialdehyde dehydrogenase — encoded protein: MTATYDADLQLFINGAWRSGEGRDERPVFNPATAGTIAALPVATSADLDEALAAAERGWPAWRARTPDERAALMHKAAGLIRERVDHIATLLTLEQGKPIAEARGEVLSAAGLFDYFAEQGKRIEGRVLQRPLGQRAMVTKHPVGPVAGFSPWNFPVNLMVKKIAPALAAGCVVIAKAPEETPGCTSAVMRCIADAGISGDVAQLVYGDPDMISRHLLASPVIRKVSFTGSTAVGKHLMRLAADGVKRITMELGGHAPVLIFDDCDLETTLDRVVWQKFRNAGQVCISPTRFYVQQGIYDAFVKGFAERTAKVKIGSGLDADTQMGPLANARRIPALEALVADAKAKGARVIAGGEATGEGYFFQPTAIADVPVEADAMNHEPFGPLALIRPFGTEDEALEQANRLPYGLAAFAFTENGRRINRIVDSIESGMVGVNSFVISALDTPFGGIKESGFGSESGPEGLDGYLVTKAVHIY